From the genome of Halorussus caseinilyticus, one region includes:
- a CDS encoding branched-chain amino acid ABC transporter permease, with protein MKGLELTRKQAVLTVVGLLLAFAVPDLARLTASVQLSVVHQGLAFGLAAVGLNLLLRHTKLVSFGHAAFFGTGAYATALLASKLDVAMMSVLLLAAVLAAGLMAAVIGYLSLRHTGLYFSLLTLAFGQLLYALVQGQSYLGSSDGLPVRPGEANQPLIFGLALDADAYAVLLYYLTVVFAVVSLLVMYRLVKSPFGAALDAIGQDRTRAEFIGIPVQRYVWLAFVISGLYGGLAGAIYAMVQQHVRPGPVLYFLQSGDILYMAILGGFQTLLGPLVGGVVLVFLQDAGKDFTNYFDALTGIVLLVIVFGFPQGIVGSLERGGNVRQRAREFAEDPSVVGSWAAGAASALRSAFGDWVNSVRSMLGVR; from the coding sequence ATGAAGGGTCTCGAACTCACGCGCAAGCAGGCCGTGTTGACCGTGGTGGGTCTCCTGTTGGCGTTCGCGGTGCCGGACCTCGCGCGACTCACCGCCAGCGTGCAGTTGAGCGTCGTCCATCAGGGACTCGCGTTCGGTCTGGCCGCGGTCGGTCTGAACCTCCTGCTTCGACACACCAAGCTGGTGTCGTTCGGACACGCGGCATTCTTCGGGACGGGGGCGTACGCCACGGCACTGTTGGCCTCGAAACTCGACGTGGCGATGATGTCGGTGCTGTTGCTCGCCGCGGTTCTGGCGGCGGGGCTGATGGCCGCGGTCATCGGCTACCTGTCGCTTCGCCACACCGGACTGTACTTCTCGCTGTTGACGCTGGCGTTCGGCCAACTGCTGTACGCGCTGGTGCAGGGCCAGAGCTACCTCGGTTCCAGCGACGGGCTTCCGGTCCGGCCGGGCGAGGCGAACCAGCCGCTCATCTTCGGGTTGGCGCTCGACGCCGACGCCTACGCCGTCCTGCTGTACTATCTGACGGTGGTGTTCGCGGTCGTCTCCCTGCTGGTGATGTACCGACTCGTGAAGTCGCCGTTCGGGGCGGCGCTCGACGCCATCGGACAGGACCGGACCCGCGCGGAGTTCATCGGCATCCCGGTCCAGCGATACGTCTGGCTGGCGTTCGTCATCTCGGGTCTCTACGGCGGACTCGCGGGTGCCATCTACGCGATGGTCCAACAGCACGTCCGGCCCGGCCCGGTGTTGTACTTCCTCCAGTCGGGCGACATCCTCTACATGGCGATTCTGGGCGGCTTCCAGACCCTGCTCGGCCCGCTCGTCGGCGGCGTCGTGCTGGTGTTCCTACAGGACGCCGGGAAGGACTTCACCAACTACTTCGACGCGCTGACGGGCATCGTCCTGCTCGTCATCGTGTTCGGCTTCCCGCAGGGAATCGTCGGGTCGCTCGAACGCGGCGGCAACGTCCGCCAGCGGGCCCGAGAGTTCGCAGAGGACCCCAGCGTCGTCGGGTCGTGGGCCGCGGGCGCGGCGAGCGCGCTCAGGTCGGCCTTCGGCGACTGGGTGAACAGCGTGCGGTCGATGCTAGGGGTGCGATAA
- a CDS encoding branched-chain amino acid ABC transporter permease produces the protein MVALQNFITHTLHGVQYGFILFLIASGLTIILGILDVLNLAHGELFALGAYVSFSVLGYLTGLVGSPTDPASQAIFLVLVLAGAVIAALVLVPVGVLLESTLFRPIYERDEVYQLVLTFGLLLIIKDFNKLVWGPSPRRIQGVYSGINSIPVAKFVGLTYPTYNVVVIAVGAVVVVGLFWFFDRTKTGRIIRATAIDREMATAIGVNTERTFTLVFALGAFFAGFAGAMALPQSFASLEMGANPLVLSFVVIVIGGLGSLQGAFVAALLVGLLSKWATWQVPALELAAPFAIMALVLLVKPEGLFGTWGETE, from the coding sequence ATGGTTGCACTACAGAACTTCATCACGCACACGCTCCACGGGGTGCAGTACGGGTTCATCCTGTTTCTCATCGCCTCGGGACTGACGATTATCCTCGGCATCTTGGACGTGCTGAACCTCGCGCACGGCGAGTTGTTCGCGCTCGGCGCGTACGTCTCGTTCAGCGTCCTCGGCTACCTGACCGGACTGGTCGGGTCGCCGACCGACCCCGCGTCACAGGCGATATTCCTCGTGCTGGTGTTGGCCGGTGCGGTAATCGCCGCGCTGGTACTGGTCCCGGTCGGGGTACTACTCGAATCGACGCTGTTTAGACCAATCTACGAACGCGACGAGGTGTACCAACTCGTGTTGACGTTCGGCCTGCTCCTCATCATCAAGGACTTCAACAAGTTGGTGTGGGGTCCCTCGCCGCGACGAATACAGGGCGTCTACAGTGGCATCAACTCCATTCCGGTGGCGAAGTTCGTCGGACTCACCTATCCGACCTACAACGTCGTCGTCATCGCCGTCGGCGCGGTGGTGGTCGTCGGTCTGTTCTGGTTCTTCGACCGCACGAAGACCGGGCGCATCATCCGAGCGACCGCAATCGACCGCGAGATGGCGACCGCAATCGGCGTCAACACCGAGCGGACGTTTACCCTCGTGTTCGCGCTCGGCGCGTTCTTCGCCGGGTTCGCTGGCGCGATGGCGCTCCCCCAGTCGTTCGCCAGTCTGGAGATGGGCGCGAACCCCCTCGTCCTCTCGTTCGTCGTCATCGTCATCGGCGGTCTGGGGAGCCTTCAGGGTGCGTTCGTCGCGGCCCTGCTCGTCGGCCTGCTGAGCAAGTGGGCGACGTGGCAGGTGCCCGCGCTCGAACTTGCCGCGCCGTTCGCTATCATGGCGCTGGTCCTGCTGGTCAAGCCCGAAGGTCTCTTCGGAACGTGGGGTGAGACCGAATGA
- a CDS encoding ABC transporter substrate-binding protein produces MLKAAGGTALAAALAGCSSLLGSGEEDDSQSSSDVPDEPIEAGLQTFTEGAAAVLGLQAQYGAQLAVERINGAGGVAGREMKLDVVHEGDSHVENYNQFVEEGKDVTFGPISSGGHAAMAPEVESQEVVNVGTDGTVTTLYEETVTDPTYSFRFQNYDVMECVSAAREAVERLGADNVNTIAGINPNYAFGKDEFSVFKRAIKKLAGDVEVVYEGYPDLMADDMSTHITEVNNEQPDVTFSSCWGGDVTTLMSQAAANNMFENTQLVGSVLYSAVNDLSQDVVEQASAISGSRNFYWGEPTTNRWQPGKKLREDAKSKWDIVPSAHFMSGYGAVAAWATATQKAVDIVGGWPSQEQIAKSLEGHGFYTPAGYHVMSEDHQGMSNSYYGKMSWSSDVGAPVLEDVNMYDPREVSPPPGTKSAKWIGSWS; encoded by the coding sequence ATGTTGAAGGCGGCGGGTGGAACCGCGCTCGCGGCGGCGCTCGCGGGGTGCAGTTCGCTCCTCGGCAGCGGAGAGGAAGACGATAGCCAGTCGAGTAGCGACGTGCCGGACGAACCCATCGAGGCGGGACTCCAGACGTTCACGGAGGGCGCGGCGGCGGTCCTCGGACTACAGGCCCAGTACGGCGCGCAACTCGCAGTCGAGCGCATCAACGGCGCGGGCGGTGTCGCGGGGCGCGAGATGAAACTCGACGTGGTTCACGAGGGCGACTCCCACGTCGAGAACTACAACCAGTTCGTCGAGGAGGGCAAGGACGTGACCTTCGGTCCCATCTCGTCGGGCGGTCACGCGGCGATGGCACCCGAAGTCGAATCGCAGGAAGTCGTCAACGTCGGCACCGACGGTACCGTGACCACCCTCTACGAGGAGACGGTGACGGACCCGACCTACTCGTTCCGGTTCCAGAACTACGACGTGATGGAGTGCGTCTCGGCGGCGCGCGAAGCGGTCGAACGCCTCGGCGCGGACAACGTAAACACCATCGCGGGCATCAACCCCAACTACGCGTTCGGGAAAGACGAGTTCAGCGTGTTCAAGCGCGCAATCAAGAAACTCGCGGGCGACGTGGAAGTCGTCTACGAGGGCTACCCCGACCTGATGGCCGACGACATGTCCACCCACATCACGGAGGTCAACAACGAACAACCCGACGTGACCTTCTCCAGTTGCTGGGGCGGCGACGTGACGACGCTGATGAGTCAGGCCGCCGCGAACAACATGTTCGAGAACACCCAACTCGTCGGGTCGGTCCTCTACAGCGCGGTCAACGACCTGAGCCAAGACGTGGTTGAACAGGCCAGCGCCATCTCCGGGTCCCGGAACTTCTACTGGGGCGAACCCACGACGAACCGGTGGCAACCCGGCAAGAAACTCCGCGAGGACGCCAAGTCGAAGTGGGACATCGTGCCGAGCGCCCACTTCATGAGCGGATACGGCGCGGTCGCGGCGTGGGCCACCGCGACCCAGAAAGCCGTCGATATAGTCGGCGGGTGGCCGTCCCAAGAGCAGATTGCGAAATCGTTGGAGGGCCACGGCTTCTACACCCCCGCGGGCTACCACGTCATGTCCGAGGACCATCAGGGCATGTCCAACAGTTACTACGGGAAGATGTCGTGGTCCTCGGACGTGGGCGCGCCCGTCCTCGAAGACGTGAACATGTACGACCCGCGGGAGGTGTCGCCGCCACCGGGAACCAAGTCCGCGAAGTGGATTGGTAGCTGGTCGTAA
- a CDS encoding helix-turn-helix domain-containing protein: protein MITISMDMEQYDCPFIATSDDHDVTFTTLHWDFNPSVDQLETRIVVDGEDRGALSNGLSALRDHDNMRDYELLSKRGGAAHVRTVIGETDAMATIRDHDGYITGPFHIEDGSETWNVGFDSPEVTDRALGGLEVNNEFDILSRERLRLDTLQRFARNADAAATLVEGCSDLSEVERETLTAAVEHGYFDTPRNGTLETIADEFGVSAPAVSKNLRRAQRKVNQRVVDALDSLR, encoded by the coding sequence ATGATAACAATTTCTATGGACATGGAGCAGTACGACTGTCCATTCATCGCCACCAGCGACGACCACGACGTGACGTTCACGACGCTCCACTGGGACTTCAACCCGAGCGTAGACCAGTTAGAGACCAGAATCGTGGTGGACGGCGAGGACCGCGGGGCGCTCTCGAACGGTCTGTCCGCTCTGCGGGACCACGACAACATGCGCGACTACGAACTCCTCTCGAAACGGGGCGGTGCCGCCCACGTCCGGACGGTCATCGGCGAGACGGACGCGATGGCGACGATTCGGGACCACGACGGCTACATCACCGGCCCGTTCCACATCGAAGACGGGAGCGAGACGTGGAACGTCGGGTTCGACAGTCCGGAAGTCACCGACCGGGCGCTCGGGGGTCTGGAAGTCAACAACGAGTTCGACATCCTCTCGCGCGAACGCCTCCGCCTCGACACCCTCCAACGGTTCGCCCGCAACGCCGACGCCGCGGCCACGCTAGTCGAGGGCTGTTCGGACCTCTCGGAGGTCGAACGCGAGACGCTGACGGCCGCCGTCGAACACGGCTACTTCGACACGCCACGGAACGGGACGCTCGAAACCATCGCCGACGAGTTCGGCGTCTCGGCCCCGGCGGTGTCCAAGAACCTCCGACGCGCCCAGCGAAAAGTCAACCAGCGCGTGGTGGACGCTCTCGACAGTCTGCGGTGA
- a CDS encoding 3-oxoacyl-ACP synthase, whose protein sequence is MTNRDESTVGLTGYGVYVPDETVTGETIAAQSGIPEEVVVEKMGIREKRVCPPDADHATDMCVAAAEDALADADVAVEDVDMVLYHGSEFKDFVVWSAAANVAERIGADGAFAVESYALCAGAPLAIRQAKSQLLADAPETALLVSASREEDLVDYENEDSSFMFNFGSGACAMVLEADPDESRTRATVRESAALTDGSFSEDVVMPAGGSRNPASQATVEQGLHALDVPDPDGMKERLADVSLSNFEEVAEDALARSDYDRADLDFVALTHMKRSFHDLLTDRLDAENYYLDEYGHVQSVDQILALDEGLEHGLVESGDVVCFLAAGTGYTWAATVLEWQG, encoded by the coding sequence ATGACCAATCGAGACGAATCCACGGTCGGACTCACGGGCTACGGCGTCTACGTGCCCGACGAGACCGTCACGGGCGAAACAATCGCGGCACAGAGCGGGATTCCCGAGGAAGTCGTGGTCGAGAAGATGGGCATCCGCGAGAAGCGAGTCTGCCCGCCCGACGCCGACCACGCGACCGACATGTGCGTGGCGGCCGCCGAGGACGCGCTTGCGGACGCCGACGTTGCGGTCGAGGATGTCGATATGGTCCTCTACCACGGGTCGGAGTTCAAGGACTTCGTGGTGTGGAGCGCCGCGGCGAACGTCGCCGAGCGCATCGGCGCGGACGGGGCCTTCGCGGTCGAAAGCTACGCGCTCTGTGCGGGCGCGCCGCTGGCGATTCGACAGGCCAAGTCCCAACTGCTCGCCGACGCGCCAGAGACGGCACTGCTGGTCTCGGCGAGTCGGGAGGAGGACCTCGTGGACTACGAGAACGAGGACTCGTCGTTCATGTTCAACTTCGGGAGCGGCGCGTGCGCGATGGTCTTGGAAGCCGACCCCGACGAGTCGCGCACCCGCGCCACCGTCCGGGAGAGCGCCGCGCTCACCGACGGCAGTTTCTCGGAGGACGTGGTGATGCCCGCGGGCGGGTCCCGAAACCCGGCGAGTCAGGCCACGGTCGAACAGGGTCTCCACGCCCTCGACGTGCCCGACCCCGACGGGATGAAAGAGCGTCTGGCGGACGTGAGCCTCTCGAACTTCGAGGAAGTCGCGGAGGACGCGCTGGCGCGGTCGGACTACGACCGCGCGGACCTCGACTTCGTGGCGCTGACCCACATGAAGCGGTCGTTCCACGACCTGCTGACCGACCGCTTAGACGCCGAGAACTACTACTTAGACGAGTACGGCCACGTCCAGAGCGTGGACCAGATTCTCGCGCTGGACGAGGGCTTGGAGCACGGACTGGTCGAGTCCGGCGACGTGGTTTGCTTCCTCGCGGCCGGAACCGGCTACACGTGGGCCGCGACGGTACTTGAGTGGCAGGGCTGA
- a CDS encoding branched-chain amino acid ABC transporter permease: MLHSALVNSPVGAEMVTVLPDVETMITVLYFGLFAMSFDFISGYTGYLSFGHAAFYGTGAYFVVLASNGKIPVLGTGTPFVYLLILAGLAAAVLAVLIGAVSFRLSGVYFAMITLGFSQVLYVFVRDWDYVGSNPRDGPAVLERTEPFSVGVPGVDSLDLAIGQLAGDSIEGFLGFLSFGTTEVSYYMIGLVVLVCYFAMQRIIHSPFGKVLVAIRENEERAEAVGYNTFWYKLGAFAISAFFAAVAGGLFAGFQRSVSPESSFYFLVTGDALLASIIGGFGTLAGPLYGWLFDETVTEFLSKAGEGGGLLPYLRDHLGEATMTTELYNGLTVGQAIDTFLNGHAELYVGVIFVLFVLFVPNGLLGTVRDRLGGPVGKQVAARLRGDE; encoded by the coding sequence ATGCTCCACTCGGCGCTGGTCAACTCGCCGGTCGGCGCGGAGATGGTGACGGTTCTGCCCGACGTGGAGACGATGATAACCGTCCTCTACTTCGGGTTGTTCGCCATGTCGTTCGACTTCATCAGCGGCTACACCGGCTATCTCTCCTTTGGCCACGCGGCCTTCTACGGCACCGGGGCGTACTTCGTCGTCCTCGCGTCCAACGGGAAGATACCGGTCCTCGGCACGGGCACGCCGTTCGTCTACCTGCTGATTCTGGCCGGGCTCGCCGCCGCGGTGCTGGCGGTCCTCATCGGCGCGGTGTCGTTCCGACTGTCGGGCGTCTACTTCGCCATGATTACGCTCGGATTCTCGCAGGTGCTGTACGTGTTCGTCCGCGACTGGGACTACGTGGGTTCGAATCCCCGCGACGGTCCCGCGGTACTGGAGCGGACCGAACCGTTCAGCGTCGGCGTGCCCGGCGTGGACTCGCTGGACCTCGCCATCGGCCAACTCGCGGGCGACAGCATCGAGGGCTTCCTCGGCTTCCTCTCGTTCGGGACGACCGAGGTGTCCTACTACATGATAGGTCTCGTAGTGCTGGTGTGTTACTTCGCCATGCAACGCATCATCCACTCGCCGTTCGGCAAGGTGTTGGTCGCCATCCGCGAGAACGAGGAACGCGCCGAGGCAGTGGGTTACAACACCTTCTGGTACAAACTCGGCGCGTTCGCCATCTCCGCCTTCTTCGCGGCAGTCGCTGGCGGCCTGTTCGCCGGGTTCCAGCGGTCGGTCTCCCCCGAGAGCAGTTTCTACTTCCTCGTGACGGGCGACGCACTGCTAGCCTCTATCATCGGCGGGTTCGGCACGCTCGCCGGACCGCTGTACGGGTGGCTGTTCGACGAGACCGTCACCGAGTTCCTCTCGAAGGCCGGTGAGGGCGGCGGCCTGCTCCCGTACCTCCGGGACCACCTCGGCGAGGCGACGATGACGACCGAACTCTACAACGGGTTGACGGTCGGACAGGCCATCGACACGTTCCTGAACGGCCACGCCGAACTCTACGTCGGCGTCATCTTCGTTCTGTTCGTCCTGTTCGTGCCCAACGGCCTGCTCGGAACCGTCCGGGACCGCCTCGGCGGTCCGGTCGGCAAGCAGGTCGCCGCGCGACTGCGAGGTGACGAGTGA
- a CDS encoding branched-chain amino acid ABC transporter permease has protein sequence MTLASTLVNVVVLAGFVDALGQFLRPENLASVFVDGLAKAAIYVMIAGGLTLIFGLMGVLNFAHGSMTMIGAYLGGLLMVFAIGGSTGPGVRLLTFFLALAATFALLAGLGGVVEVGLIRRLYDRPPVYQILLTFGVTLILDELVRIAVLFYGMQPTSDWQAALGTKPSFLAESVDLGLISVSGLSLFEIVVGAATVAGLWAFLTRTRYGLIIRAGSEDAEMTEALGIDVRRVFTVVFALGAGVAGVAGTLLMWDPAWGASVPLAADTLLPAFVVVIIGGLGTFRGTVVAAVIVGMADATTTWWFVNEIDFASLPEMTIFLILVVMLILRPQGLFGVEEVGGH, from the coding sequence ATGACGCTCGCATCGACGCTCGTCAACGTCGTCGTGCTGGCGGGGTTCGTGGACGCACTCGGCCAGTTCCTGCGTCCCGAAAACCTCGCCTCGGTCTTCGTGGACGGACTGGCGAAGGCCGCCATCTACGTCATGATTGCGGGCGGTCTCACCCTCATCTTCGGGCTGATGGGCGTGTTGAACTTCGCTCACGGGTCGATGACGATGATTGGCGCGTATCTGGGCGGCCTGCTGATGGTGTTCGCCATCGGCGGTTCGACCGGACCGGGCGTGCGCCTGCTGACGTTCTTCCTCGCGCTGGCCGCGACGTTCGCGCTACTGGCGGGTCTCGGCGGCGTGGTCGAGGTCGGACTCATCAGACGCCTCTACGACCGACCGCCGGTCTACCAGATTCTGCTGACGTTCGGGGTGACGCTCATCCTCGACGAGTTGGTCCGCATCGCGGTCCTGTTCTACGGGATGCAACCCACCAGCGACTGGCAGGCCGCACTCGGCACCAAGCCGTCGTTCCTCGCCGAGTCGGTGGACCTCGGACTCATCTCGGTCAGCGGTCTCTCGCTGTTCGAAATCGTCGTCGGCGCGGCCACCGTCGCGGGACTCTGGGCGTTCCTCACCCGGACGCGCTACGGACTCATCATCCGCGCCGGGAGCGAGGACGCCGAGATGACCGAGGCACTCGGTATCGACGTGCGCCGCGTGTTCACCGTCGTCTTCGCGCTCGGAGCGGGCGTGGCGGGCGTGGCCGGGACGCTGTTGATGTGGGACCCCGCGTGGGGTGCCAGCGTCCCCCTCGCCGCCGACACCCTGCTCCCGGCGTTCGTTGTCGTCATCATCGGCGGTCTGGGCACCTTCCGAGGCACCGTCGTCGCGGCGGTCATCGTCGGGATGGCCGACGCCACGACGACGTGGTGGTTCGTCAACGAAATCGACTTCGCTAGCCTCCCCGAGATGACAATCTTCCTCATCCTCGTGGTGATGCTCATCCTGCGTCCGCAGGGTCTGTTCGGCGTCGAGGAGGTGGGCGGCCATTAG
- a CDS encoding ABC transporter ATP-binding protein produces the protein MTLLEVENAHTYYGESHILEGVSLEVQAGEVVALVGRNGVGKTTTLRTILQLTPPREGTVRYRGEDLTGRETHEVADEGVGWIPEERRIFTQLSVEENVRVAVPSGNDVDEALDLAFETFPDLREFADRDAGNLSGGQQQMLALARGLVGDNDLLLVDEPSEGLAPLIVERVAEALADAAEDTTLLLVEQNLPLALDLADRFYVLDNGQVVEEGNADETSADDERLRRYLSA, from the coding sequence ATGACGCTACTCGAAGTCGAGAACGCCCACACCTACTACGGCGAGAGCCACATCCTCGAAGGCGTCTCGCTGGAGGTCCAAGCGGGCGAGGTGGTCGCGCTGGTCGGCCGCAACGGGGTCGGCAAGACCACCACGCTCCGGACCATCCTCCAGTTGACGCCGCCGCGCGAGGGGACGGTCCGCTACCGCGGCGAGGACCTAACCGGGCGCGAGACGCACGAAGTCGCCGACGAAGGCGTCGGGTGGATTCCCGAGGAGCGGCGAATCTTCACGCAACTCTCCGTCGAGGAGAACGTCCGGGTCGCGGTCCCGTCGGGCAACGACGTGGACGAGGCGCTGGACCTCGCGTTCGAGACGTTCCCGGACCTCCGGGAGTTCGCCGACCGGGACGCCGGAAACCTCTCGGGCGGCCAACAGCAGATGCTCGCGCTGGCCCGAGGGTTGGTCGGCGACAACGACCTGTTGCTCGTAGACGAACCCAGCGAGGGTCTCGCGCCGCTCATCGTGGAGCGCGTCGCCGAGGCGCTGGCCGACGCCGCCGAGGACACCACGCTGTTGCTGGTCGAGCAGAACCTGCCGCTGGCGCTGGACCTCGCCGACCGCTTCTACGTGCTGGACAACGGGCAAGTAGTCGAGGAGGGTAACGCCGACGAGACTTCCGCGGACGACGAGCGACTCAGGAGGTATCTCTCGGCATGA
- a CDS encoding ABC transporter ATP-binding protein, with product MLRTTGLTKEFGGLTAVDDVDFALDEGELCSLIGPNGAGKTTFFNLLTGVLTPTEGTIEVRDGGGWREVTDATPYETASIGLHRSYQITNVFPTSTVLENVRVAAQAASGDAAKFWRNAGAFERHVEEAYSILDRVGLAHEAETTAESLSHGAKRQLEVAIALAGDPDVLLMDEPNAGVSSESVGRIIDLIEDVATDHAVLLVEHNMDIVMNVSDRVVVLNQGAVIAEGEPEAVRNDPTVQEAYLGGYEAGSLDAESDAESGTDPEEGAA from the coding sequence ATGTTGCGAACCACGGGACTGACGAAGGAGTTCGGCGGGCTCACGGCCGTCGACGACGTAGACTTCGCGCTCGACGAGGGCGAACTGTGTTCGCTCATCGGGCCGAACGGCGCGGGCAAGACGACGTTCTTCAACCTGCTGACCGGCGTGCTGACCCCCACCGAGGGCACCATCGAGGTGCGCGACGGCGGCGGATGGCGCGAGGTGACCGACGCCACGCCCTACGAGACGGCGAGCATCGGCCTGCATCGGTCCTACCAGATTACCAACGTCTTTCCGACCAGCACGGTGCTGGAGAACGTCCGAGTCGCGGCACAGGCCGCAAGCGGTGACGCCGCGAAGTTCTGGCGCAACGCCGGGGCGTTCGAGCGACACGTCGAAGAAGCGTACAGCATCCTCGACCGGGTTGGACTCGCACACGAGGCGGAGACCACCGCCGAGAGTCTGAGCCACGGCGCGAAGCGCCAACTGGAGGTCGCCATCGCGCTGGCGGGCGACCCCGACGTGCTGTTGATGGACGAACCCAACGCGGGCGTCTCCTCCGAGAGCGTCGGCCGAATCATCGACCTCATCGAGGACGTAGCGACCGACCACGCCGTCCTGTTGGTCGAACACAACATGGACATCGTGATGAACGTCTCGGACCGCGTGGTCGTGTTGAATCAGGGGGCGGTCATCGCGGAGGGCGAACCGGAAGCGGTCCGCAACGACCCCACCGTCCAAGAGGCGTACCTCGGCGGCTACGAGGCCGGAAGCCTCGACGCCGAGTCGGACGCCGAGTCCGGGACGGACCCGGAGGAGGGTGCGGCGTGA
- a CDS encoding ABC transporter substrate-binding protein, producing MADDSVSRRRWLTALGATGAAGLAGCTGGDGGQDETTESTTAGDTTESGMTETTAKTTEQSSVSGKVKIGVLQPTSGDLKYYGQQALWGFYSGLAYKGDTDPIKGSSTGKHTISVGDVDYELVVRDTQFSAKKAQSLATNLVKDEEVDLLFGCASSGAANRVIKTVVKQAQVPYVAGPAASADVTSSSETCGNLVFRASENTAMDARSGGKYVANQTDVSKVYLFGADYSFGKAVVNNYEQVLKDEGVEIVGKKFVPQGHSEWKGLLDNAKSAGAQGIVGGFTVSTLPKLFTSFLNGDYDYRVFGGFATRITNGIVGQTLQKALGKPLTKEKLQGANLGPFTTRYHWNQYDNEINNSFVDTYTSTYGAVPDLFTSGTFTAASAIAQGVNESGSTEGADIAEALRGMTVTDTPKGENGYTFQKYNNQARSAMTVANPVPTTDEWADNWKAAIMPSEPLATIDAKEATIPKSGVDCSL from the coding sequence ATGGCGGATGACAGCGTTTCACGACGGCGATGGCTCACTGCGCTCGGGGCGACCGGAGCGGCGGGTCTCGCTGGATGTACCGGCGGTGACGGTGGACAGGACGAGACGACCGAATCGACTACGGCGGGCGACACGACAGAGAGTGGTATGACCGAAACTACGGCGAAGACGACGGAGCAGTCGAGCGTCTCGGGGAAAGTGAAAATCGGCGTTCTCCAGCCGACCTCGGGGGACCTCAAGTACTACGGCCAGCAGGCGCTGTGGGGCTTCTACTCCGGACTGGCATACAAGGGAGACACCGACCCGATAAAGGGGTCGAGTACGGGCAAACACACCATCTCGGTCGGCGACGTGGACTACGAACTCGTCGTCCGGGACACCCAGTTCAGCGCGAAGAAGGCCCAGTCGCTGGCGACCAACCTCGTGAAGGACGAAGAGGTAGACCTGCTGTTCGGGTGTGCCTCCTCGGGTGCGGCCAACCGCGTCATCAAGACGGTGGTCAAGCAGGCCCAAGTCCCGTACGTGGCGGGTCCCGCGGCGTCGGCCGACGTGACTTCGAGTTCCGAGACGTGCGGCAACCTCGTGTTCCGCGCGAGCGAGAACACCGCGATGGACGCCCGTTCGGGCGGGAAGTACGTCGCTAACCAGACCGACGTGAGCAAGGTCTACCTGTTCGGTGCCGACTACTCCTTCGGGAAGGCGGTCGTGAACAACTACGAGCAAGTGCTGAAAGACGAGGGCGTCGAAATCGTCGGCAAGAAGTTCGTCCCGCAGGGCCACTCCGAGTGGAAGGGCCTGCTCGACAACGCCAAGAGCGCGGGCGCTCAGGGCATCGTCGGCGGATTCACCGTCTCTACCCTCCCGAAACTGTTCACGTCGTTCCTCAACGGCGACTACGACTACCGCGTGTTCGGCGGGTTCGCCACGCGCATCACCAACGGCATCGTGGGCCAGACCCTCCAGAAGGCGCTCGGCAAGCCCCTGACGAAGGAGAAGCTTCAGGGTGCCAACCTCGGGCCGTTCACGACGCGCTACCACTGGAACCAGTACGACAACGAAATCAACAACTCGTTCGTGGACACCTACACCAGCACCTACGGTGCCGTGCCCGACCTGTTCACGTCCGGCACGTTCACGGCGGCGTCGGCCATCGCACAGGGAGTCAACGAGAGTGGTTCCACGGAGGGCGCGGACATCGCCGAGGCCCTCCGCGGGATGACCGTCACGGACACGCCGAAGGGCGAGAACGGCTACACCTTCCAGAAGTACAACAATCAGGCCCGGTCCGCGATGACCGTGGCGAACCCGGTGCCGACCACCGACGAGTGGGCGGACAACTGGAAGGCGGCCATCATGCCGAGCGAACCGCTCGCCACCATCGACGCGAAAGAGGCGACCATCCCCAAGAGCGGCGTGGACTGCTCGCTGTAG